The stretch of DNA GGCAACGCGGACGCCGAGGCGCGGGCGGCGGGGCGCTACCACGTCGGGCATGTGGACGCGGGGGGACTGCTGGAGGCGGTGGAGTTGGCGCGGCGGCTGTAGCCCGTCAAGGACGGAGGCCGCGTGCCAGACCGCCGCGCCAGAACAGGTCGATGCGGAAGGGCCGCGCCGTGACCTCGCGGAAGCCTGCCGCCTCCAGGAGGGCGGCCAGTTCCGGCACCGTGTAGACCCGCACGAGTGCGCGGTCGTTCAGCGCGGCGAGGCGGGCGAAACCCGGCAGGCCGTTCGGCACGTAGTCTTGCAGGACGAGGATTCCGCTAGGCCGCAGCACCCGCCGCCACTCGCGCAGGGTGGCGAGGGGATCGGCGAGGTAATGCAGGACGTTCAGGCAGGTCAGGGCGTCGACCGAAGCGTCCGGCAGGGCGAGGGCCTCGGCGGGGCAGGCGAGCAGGGTCACGCCCCGTCCGGTCAGGGTCCGCGCGGCCACCCCGCGCATGCCCGCGCTGGGCTCGGCGCCGATCAGCCGCCCATCCGGGAAGCGTTCTCGGGCCAGGGCGAGCAGCGTTCCGGTGCCGCAGCCCACGTCGAGCAGGGTGCCAATGCCCACAGGCGGCAGGGCGGCCAGCACCTCGCGGGCCGTGGTCCGGGCGGAGCGGCCCCACTGACGGTCGTAGGTCGCGGCCAGGCGGTCGTAGGCTCCCATGCTCCCAGAGTAGGGGGCTAGGCCGCCGGGTAGAAGAACACCGCGCAGGCCAGGATCACGTAGACGCCGAGCAGCAGCAGGCCCTCGAACCAGTTGGTTTCGCCGTCGCGGACCACGCTGTTGGCGATGACGACGGCTCCGATGATGGCCGCGAGTTCCAGCGGCGTCACGACCAGATTCATGGGCTGGCCCACCACCAGTCCGGCGAGCACCAGCAGCGGGGCGACGAGCAGCGCGACCTGCACGGTCGAGCCCAGGCTGATGGTCATCGAGAGGTTCATGCGGTCGCGCAGGGCGAACATCACGGCGGCGGCATGTTCAGCCGCGTTGCCGATGATCGGGAGCAGGATCAACCCGACGAAGAACTCGGTCAGCCCCAGCGAGGCGGTCGCGGCTTCCAGGGTGCCGACCAGCAGCTCGGACATGAAGGCCACGGCGACGGTGGCGGCGAGCAGCACGCCCACCGCGCGGGGCACGCTCCAGGGAGGGCCGCCTTGCTCGGCGCCGTCCTCGTCGGCGGTGGAAAGCAGCTCGCGGTGGGTCCGCAGGGTAAAGAGCAGGTAGCCCAGGTAAACCAGCAGCAGCACGGCGGCGGTCGCCTCGCTGAGGTTCACGTCGAGCCGCAGGACCTCGCCGGGCACGGCGGCGCGGGCGGTCAGGTCGAACAGGGTGGGAATCATCAGCGCCAGCACGCTGACCGTCAGCAGGCTGGCGATGGTGGTGGCGTTCTTGACGTTGAAACGCTGCTCCTTGAACCGCAGGCCGCCTGCCAGCACTGCCAGGCCCATCACCAGCAGCAGGTTGCCCAGGATCGAGCCGATGATGCTGGCCTTGACCACATCGAGCTTCCCGGCTTGCAGGGCGAAAAAGGCGATGATCAGCTCGGTCGCGTTGCCGAAAGTGGCGTTCAGCAGGCCGCCGACCGTGCTGCCCATCCGCGCGGCGAGCTGCTCGGTGGCCTGCCCCATCAGGCCCGCGAGCGGCAAGATCGCCAGCGCGGCACTGAGAAAGGTCAGTGTGGGGCTGCCGCCGCTGAACTCCAGAAAGGCGGCGACCGGCAGGAAGATCAGCAGGACGTTGAGCCACTTCATGGAAACTGCCTCATGCCCCGGAGTGTAGGCCGGGCCGGGGTCACGGACCGCAGCGGGTGCCCTCTGTTAGCCTGCCTCCCGGATGGCGACGGTCACGGAACTGAGGGACAAACTGCGCCGCCCCCTCGCCGCCGAACTGGCGACGGGGTGTGCGGATAGGGTGGTGGCGGGCGGGGTCGAGCGGCTGCTGGCCTCGCCGCTGGCCGGGCCATTTCCGGGGGTGCGCGAGGCGCTGCGGGGCTACGCGGAGCTGGACGCGGGGGCCAGGGCCGAGGCGCTGGAACGGGCGCTGGCGCTGCTGGACGGTGCGGAGAGGAAGGCAACCCCGCGCCCCGCCGCCCGGCAGGCGCCCCCCGCGGCGGCTCCCGGCGAGCGGCTTCCGCTGGACGCCGAGGTCTCCCGGCTGGACACCGGGCCGGGGGGCGCCCGCAAGCTGACCTCGCTGGGGCTGCACACCGTGAGGGACGTGCTGCACGCCTACCCCCACCGCCACGAGGACCGCCGGGCGCTGCCGGACCTCGCGGAGGTGGAAGAAGGGCAGAAGGTCACGGTGGAGGGCACGGTGATCGCCAAGAATCGCCGGAAACCCAAGCCGAACATGCTGATTCTGGACGTGACGCTGGAGACGCCCTCGGGCGGGCGGGTCAAGGCCTCGTGGTTCAACCAGCCGTGGGTAGAGCGGCAACTGAGGGAGGGGGCGCGGCTGGTTCTCACCGGGCGGGTGAAGAAGTTCGGGAGAAGCGTGCAGCTCGGCGTCGAACACCTAGAGACGGTGGAGGACGCGCGGGAGAGTCTCAGCACCGGGCGGATCGTGGGGGTGTACGACTCCAAGGACGGCATCTCGCAGGAGTTTCTGCGGCGTTCGGCGTTCCGGGCGTTGCAGGCCGCGCCGCTGGACGACTACCTGCCCGCGCACTGGCGTAGGCAGCACGGGTTGACGGACCTGGGTGACGCGCTGTGGGGCATCCATTTTCCGCGCGACGAGGCGCAACTGGAACGCGGGCTGCACCGGCTGCGCTTTGACGAGTACCTCTTTCTGGAACTGCGGATGCTGCTGCAAGGCGAGGACGCCGTGCTGCTCGGCAAGCGGTTTCAGGCGACCGGGGACGATATCGCCCGCTTCGAGTCGGCGCTGCCCTTCGCTTTCACGAACGCGCAGCGGCGGGTGCTGCTGGAGATCACCGACGACATGCGCGGTGAACGGCAGATGGCCCGGCTGGTGCAGGGCGACGTGGGGAGCGGCAAGACGGCGGTAGCGGCGTGTGCCCTCTATCTCGCCGTGCGCGACGGGTATCAGGGGGCGCTGATGGCGCCGACGGAGATTCTGGCGAGGCAGCACTACGCGAATCTGGTCGGGTATCTGGGCAAGCTTGACGTGCGGGTGGGCCTGCTGATCGGGGCGATGACGCCGAAGCAGAAGCTGGAGATGCAGACGCGCATTGCCGAAGGCGAAGTGGACGTGGTGGTGGGCACGCAGGCCTTGATTCAGGAGAACGTGCGCTTCGACAATCTCGGGCTCGCGGTGGTGGACGAGGAGCACCGCTTCGGGGTGATGCAGCGGCGCAAATTGCTGGCCGGGCGTCCCGACGTGCTGGTGATGTCGGCCACGCCGATTCCGCGCAGCCTCGCGCTGACCGCTTACGGCGACCTCGAGCTGTCGGTGATCGATGAGCTGCCGCCGGGACGCACCCCGGTCGAGACGAAGCTGATTCAGAACACGCACCGGGCGCAGGCCTACGGCTTCGTGATGCGGCAGATTCGGGAGGGGCGGCAAGCCTTCGTGGTCACGGCGCTGATCGAGGAAAACGAGAATCTGGAACTGCTCGCGGCCACGCAGCTCGCGGACGACCTCAAGGTCATGCTGCCGGAAGCCCGGATTGACCTGCTGCACGGCAAGATGACGGCGGCCGAGAAGGAACATGTCATGGATCGCTTCCGCGCCCGCGAGTTCGATGTGCTGGTGTCCACGACCGTGATCGAGGTGGGCGTGGACGTGCCCAACGCCAGCGTGATGGTGATCGAGAATGCCGAGCGGTTCGGACTGGCGCAGCTTCACCAGCTCCGGGGACGGGTGGGGCGGGGGAGCGCCAAGAGTTACTGCGTGCTGATCGCGGGCGAGCACTCCAAGAAGACGCGGCAACGGCTCAAGATCATCGAGGGCAGCACGGACGGCTTCGTGATCGCGGAGGCGGACCTCAAGCTGCGCGGCCCCGGCGAGATTCGCGGGACCCGGCAAAGCGGGATTCCCGACCTGCGGCTGGGTGACCTCGCCAGCGACGTGGAGATCATCGAGCAGGCGCGGGGGCTGGCAAAACACATCCTCGCCCACGACCCCCGGCTGGAGCATCCCCGGCTGGGATACCTGCGCTCGGAGTTGCAGAACCGCTCGCAGAGTGTGGCGTTCCGCGAGGTGATCTGAGCACGCTCAGGGGCCAGTTCGCTGGGCACGCCGCCACACCGAGACCACTCCGGCCACGATCAGCACCCCTCCCAGGCCGATCACGATGGGTTGCCCGCTGTCCCAGCCGAGGTAGGCCATCAGCAGACCGCCGAGGAAGTAGAAGAGGCGGCCGCCCAGAAAGGAGAGGGCGTGGATCAGGACCGAGGCGAGTTCGGACACGCCCCAGCGTACCGGGCGGCGGGGGCGCGGCGGAGCGCAAAGTTGCCCCGCCGTGACATCCCTGTGACACGCGCCGACTATGCTGAACCCATCAGCACAACCTAACAAGGCGGGCCGGGTGAAGTCCGTCAGGGTGCCGGACGCGGCCGACTTCTCGTGGGGTCGGCCGGTCCTTTTTTGCCGCGTTGTCTTCACGGACGCGGCTCTGGGGCGGGGCTTCTCTCTATGCTGGGCCGCATGACCTTCGACCTGAGTGGGAAGACGATGCTGGTGACGGGCGCGACCGGGGGCATCGGCAAGGAGACGGCGCGGGAGCTGGCGCGGATGGGGGCGCGGGTCTTCGTCGTGGGGCGGAGCGCACAGAAGACGGCGGACGCGGCGCGGGAGGTCGGCGCGGCGGGACACCTCGTGGCCGACCTGTCGGAGATGAGCCAGGTGCGCCGCGCCGCCGCCGAGTTCCGGGACCGCGAGGAGCGGCTGGACGTGCTGGTGAACAACGCGGGGGCCTTTTACGCCGAGCGGCAGGAGACGCGCGAGGGCGTGGAGATGACGTGGGCGCTGAACCACCTCGCGGCCTTCCTGCTCACCAGGGAGTTGCTGCCGCTGCTGCGCGAGTCCAGGCATGGGCGGGTCGTCACGGTGTCGTCGGC from Deinococcus sp. HSC-46F16 encodes:
- a CDS encoding class I SAM-dependent methyltransferase, which produces MGAYDRLAATYDRQWGRSARTTAREVLAALPPVGIGTLLDVGCGTGTLLALARERFPDGRLIGAEPSAGMRGVAARTLTGRGVTLLACPAEALALPDASVDALTCLNVLHYLADPLATLREWRRVLRPSGILVLQDYVPNGLPGFARLAALNDRALVRVYTVPELAALLEAAGFREVTARPFRIDLFWRGGLARGLRP
- the cax gene encoding calcium/proton exchanger, giving the protein MKWLNVLLIFLPVAAFLEFSGGSPTLTFLSAALAILPLAGLMGQATEQLAARMGSTVGGLLNATFGNATELIIAFFALQAGKLDVVKASIIGSILGNLLLVMGLAVLAGGLRFKEQRFNVKNATTIASLLTVSVLALMIPTLFDLTARAAVPGEVLRLDVNLSEATAAVLLLVYLGYLLFTLRTHRELLSTADEDGAEQGGPPWSVPRAVGVLLAATVAVAFMSELLVGTLEAATASLGLTEFFVGLILLPIIGNAAEHAAAVMFALRDRMNLSMTISLGSTVQVALLVAPLLVLAGLVVGQPMNLVVTPLELAAIIGAVVIANSVVRDGETNWFEGLLLLGVYVILACAVFFYPAA
- the recG gene encoding ATP-dependent DNA helicase RecG; the encoded protein is MATVTELRDKLRRPLAAELATGCADRVVAGGVERLLASPLAGPFPGVREALRGYAELDAGARAEALERALALLDGAERKATPRPAARQAPPAAAPGERLPLDAEVSRLDTGPGGARKLTSLGLHTVRDVLHAYPHRHEDRRALPDLAEVEEGQKVTVEGTVIAKNRRKPKPNMLILDVTLETPSGGRVKASWFNQPWVERQLREGARLVLTGRVKKFGRSVQLGVEHLETVEDARESLSTGRIVGVYDSKDGISQEFLRRSAFRALQAAPLDDYLPAHWRRQHGLTDLGDALWGIHFPRDEAQLERGLHRLRFDEYLFLELRMLLQGEDAVLLGKRFQATGDDIARFESALPFAFTNAQRRVLLEITDDMRGERQMARLVQGDVGSGKTAVAACALYLAVRDGYQGALMAPTEILARQHYANLVGYLGKLDVRVGLLIGAMTPKQKLEMQTRIAEGEVDVVVGTQALIQENVRFDNLGLAVVDEEHRFGVMQRRKLLAGRPDVLVMSATPIPRSLALTAYGDLELSVIDELPPGRTPVETKLIQNTHRAQAYGFVMRQIREGRQAFVVTALIEENENLELLAATQLADDLKVMLPEARIDLLHGKMTAAEKEHVMDRFRAREFDVLVSTTVIEVGVDVPNASVMVIENAERFGLAQLHQLRGRVGRGSAKSYCVLIAGEHSKKTRQRLKIIEGSTDGFVIAEADLKLRGPGEIRGTRQSGIPDLRLGDLASDVEIIEQARGLAKHILAHDPRLEHPRLGYLRSELQNRSQSVAFREVI
- a CDS encoding SDR family oxidoreductase; the encoded protein is MTFDLSGKTMLVTGATGGIGKETARELARMGARVFVVGRSAQKTADAAREVGAAGHLVADLSEMSQVRRAAAEFRDREERLDVLVNNAGAFYAERQETREGVEMTWALNHLAAFLLTRELLPLLRESRHGRVVTVSSAAHAQGRIRWDDPEFRRGYRGWAAYGQSKLANVLFARELARREPGLMSNSLHPGLVRSGFAHNNGGLIDVVWRLVDRFGITPQEGAQTSIRLAADPSLLVSGRYFSGGRGTREAPQARDDEAAARLWALSEEYVGG